The Gloeocapsa sp. PCC 73106 DNA window GACGTCGTGACTTAATACCTTAAAATAGTAGTAAAATGGAGTTAAAAGTAATAATTAAGTTATGTAGTTGGCTTAATTAAAAGTTAATATGATGGTAGGCTAACAAATTTTGCTATGATTTTGGCGGAACAGCTATTGATTGAGATATGGCAGGTCATAGTAAATGGGCGAATATTAAAAGACAAAAAGCTAGAGTCGACGCTAAAAGAGGTAAAACCTTTACTCAGTTGTCTCGCGCGATAATTGTAGCAGCGCGCCAAGGATTTCCAGATCCCAACGCTAACTTTCAACTGAGATCAGCGATAGATAAAGCAAAAGCCGCAGGAATTCCCAACGAAAATATCGAGAGAGCGATCGCCAAAGGAGCGGGTACCTACGCCGATGATGATAGTAACTTTGAAGAAATACGCTACGAAGGTTATGGTCCCGGTGGTGTGGCTATACTTATAGAAGCTTTAACGGATAATCGCAATCGCACCGCGGCTGATTTACGCGTCGCTTTTAGTAAAAATGGTGGAAATTTGGGAGAAACCGGCTGTGTCAGTTGGATGTTCAAGCAACAAGGCGTAGTTACGGTAGAAGGGGCGATTCAAGAAGAAACACTATTAGAAGTATCTTTAGCAGGTGGCGCCCAAAATTATGAACTAATTGATTTAAAAGAGAGTCAGGGTGCAGAAATATTCACTAAGATTAGCAATTTAGAGCAATTACATAAAACCCTAGAAAGCGAAGGTTTTAAGGTCGTAGAAGCAGAAATGCGCTGGTTACCTGAAAACATGATAGAGGTACAAGATCCACAACAAGCGGAATCTTTATTTAAACTTTTAGATACCCTAGAATCTCTAGACGATGTGCAAAACGTCACCACTAATTTCGAAGTAGTTGAGAAGTTAATCTGATCAGCTCAGATTCAGCGTTAATCATTCCGAAATCTGCATTTAAAGCGCTAACGATGGTAATCATTTGCTCTCAAACCCAGAATTAAGGTTATAATACCTCGCAGATACCAAGCAAAGCCTCTAGGACAAGACTATGACCGCAGAATCACAACGACTAGAACAAAACCGCACCGGAGAAATAGATTGGTATAAGTGGGGTCCATATCTGAGTGAGCGTCAGTGGGGAACCGTGCGCGAAGACTACAGCTCAGATGGCAATGCGTGGAAGTATTTTCCTCACGACCATGGGCGATCGCGAACCTATCGTTGGGGTGAAGATGGACTCGGCGGCATCACCGACAACCATAACCTAGTTTGCTTTGCTTTAGCACTCTGGAACGGGAAAGATCCCATTCTCAAAGAGCGACTGTTTGGGCTAACTAATCCTGAAGGAAACCACGGCGAAGATGTCAAGGAATACTATTTTTACCTCGACAGCACGCCAACGCATTCCTACATGAAATATCTCTACAAATACCCCCAAGCTGAGTTTCCCTACGAAGATTTGCTGGTTACAAATGGTCATCGCAACCGGTATGAACCCGAATATGAGTTGCTAGATACGGGTATTTTTGATGATGATCGCTATTTTGATGTCTTTGTCGAATATGCCAAAGTCGATGAAGAAGATATCGCGATCAAAATTAGTATTGCCAACCGAGGACCAGAAGCCGCAACCTTAGACCTGCTTCCCACGCTTTGGTTCCGTAATACCTGGTCTTGGACAGACAGTGGCAGTAAATCTGTGATGACAAAGGTCGAAGGAACGGGCA harbors:
- a CDS encoding YebC/PmpR family DNA-binding transcriptional regulator — encoded protein: MAGHSKWANIKRQKARVDAKRGKTFTQLSRAIIVAARQGFPDPNANFQLRSAIDKAKAAGIPNENIERAIAKGAGTYADDDSNFEEIRYEGYGPGGVAILIEALTDNRNRTAADLRVAFSKNGGNLGETGCVSWMFKQQGVVTVEGAIQEETLLEVSLAGGAQNYELIDLKESQGAEIFTKISNLEQLHKTLESEGFKVVEAEMRWLPENMIEVQDPQQAESLFKLLDTLESLDDVQNVTTNFEVVEKLI